A part of Oncorhynchus gorbuscha isolate QuinsamMale2020 ecotype Even-year linkage group LG09, OgorEven_v1.0, whole genome shotgun sequence genomic DNA contains:
- the LOC124042674 gene encoding 60S ribosomal protein L14-like, giving the protein MVFKRYVEIGRVAYISFGPHAGSLVAIVDVIDQNRALVDGPCTGVKRQSMPFKCMQLTDYVIKVPHSARQKFVRRAWEKAQVTEKWAESNWAKKIEARRKRAQMSDFDRFKVMKAKKMRNKVIKHEVKRLQKEAAKKA; this is encoded by the exons ATG GTGTTCAAGCGCTACGTTGAGATTGGCCGCGTTGCTTACATCTCTTTCGGGCCCCACGCAGGCAGCCTGGTGGCCATCGTTGATGTCATCGACCAAAACAGA GCATTGGTGGATGGTCCCTGCACAGGGGTGAAGAGACAGTCAATGCCTTTCAAGTGCATGCAGCTCACTGACTACGTCATAAAAGTTCCACACAG CGCTCGTCAGAAGTTTGTGAGACGCGCCTGGGAGAAGGCCCAAGTCACTGAGAAGTGGGCAGAGAGCAACTGGGCCAAGAAGATCGAAGCCAGGCGAAAG AGGGCCCAGATGTCCGATTTTGATCGCTTTAAGGTGATGAAAGCCAAAAAGATG AGGAACAAGGTCATCAAGCATGAGGTGAAAAGGCTGCAGAAAGAGGCAGCGAAGAAGGCGTGA